One genomic window of Hyla sarda isolate aHylSar1 unplaced genomic scaffold, aHylSar1.hap1 scaffold_1068, whole genome shotgun sequence includes the following:
- the LOC130299926 gene encoding pseudokinase FAM20A-like isoform X2 — MTGESGRRHRSQHMDQNRTSTPVDARIDFQTPWLQFHLGISKEALYPRLSPAVDQLLEEMGNLTVIGADYSPDEKALNGECDCSQIVKPSGTHLKLVLRFQDFGKAMFKPMRQKRNEETPEDFFYFVDFQRHNAEIAAFHLDR, encoded by the exons GCGGCACCGATCCCAACATATGGACCAGAACCGCACCAGCACCCCTGTAGATGCCAGGATTGACTTCCAAACCCCATGGTTACAGTTCCACTTAGGAATTAGTAAGGAGGCACTCTACCCTCGCCTCAGCCCGGCTGTGGACCAACTGCTGGAAGAAATGGGCAATCTGACTGTGATCGGAGCAG ATTACAGTCCGGATGAGAAGGCTCTGAATGGAGAATGTGACTGCAGCCAAA TTGTGAAGCCGAGTGGGACTCATCTGAAGTTGGTCCTGCGCTTCCAGGACTTTGGGAAAGCCATGTTTAAACCCATGag ACAGAAGCGCAATGAGGAGACCCCTGAGGATTTCTTCTACTTTGTGGACTTCCAGCGACACAATGCGGAGATCGCCGCCTTCCACCTGGACCGGTAA